In bacterium, a single genomic region encodes these proteins:
- a CDS encoding YlxR family protein encodes MPKVRRLPQRQCVACGQMRVKRELIRIVRTPDGEVRVDPTGKLSGRGAYVCPQAPCIDRALHEERLARTLERSIPEDVAEGLRGAQVRPAPPRAPVVRRILLPRPEPPSGKPHPRRRPAL; translated from the coding sequence ATGCCAAAGGTCCGGCGGCTTCCCCAGCGGCAGTGCGTGGCGTGCGGCCAGATGCGGGTCAAACGAGAGCTGATCCGGATCGTCCGTACGCCCGATGGCGAGGTCCGGGTCGATCCGACAGGGAAACTCTCAGGGCGGGGCGCCTATGTTTGTCCACAGGCCCCGTGCATCGACCGTGCGCTGCACGAAGAGCGCCTAGCGCGAACGCTTGAACGCTCGATTCCAGAAGATGTGGCAGAGGGACTGCGAGGCGCGCAGGTCCGCCCGGCGCCGCCGAGAGCGCCGGTGGTTCGACGGATCTTGCTGCCCCGCCCCGAGCCGCCGTCGGGGAAGCCACACCCTCGACGACGGCCGGCGCTGTGA
- the nusA gene encoding transcription termination factor NusA, with amino-acid sequence MNNAELIKAIQQLEEEKGLGKDVLVEAIEAALLSAYKKNFGSAAQNIRIELDRETGEQHVFSVRTIVESVTDPNSEVPLAEARGWDAESQVGDIVEVEVTPKDFGRIAAQTAKQVIVQRICEAERDMVYKEFRDREGDIVTGTVQRVERRNVYMDLGRIEAVLPPTEQVPREGYRQNDRVKAYVVEVKQGTRGPQIVVSRTHPGLLKRLFEIEVPEIYEGIVEIKAIAREAGARSKVAVVSRDRNVDAVGSCVGPKGSRVQSIVDELRGEKIDIVPWASDPAIFVASALSPAKVIRVEITEETKTALVIVPDNQLSLAIGKEGQNARLAAKLTGWRIDIKSESQIKEQEAKKIFADLPPEEEVPAAAEGQAVPGPESVPVAAAPAGEEAPGGAPRVEEKSVAE; translated from the coding sequence GTGAACAACGCGGAGCTGATCAAGGCCATCCAGCAACTGGAGGAAGAAAAGGGCCTCGGCAAGGACGTCCTCGTTGAGGCCATCGAGGCGGCATTGCTCTCCGCCTACAAGAAGAATTTCGGATCGGCGGCCCAAAACATCCGAATCGAGCTAGACCGGGAAACCGGCGAGCAGCACGTATTCAGCGTCCGAACGATCGTCGAGAGCGTGACCGATCCGAACAGCGAAGTCCCCCTCGCGGAGGCGCGGGGATGGGATGCGGAGAGCCAAGTCGGAGACATCGTCGAGGTCGAGGTCACCCCGAAGGACTTCGGTCGGATCGCAGCCCAGACCGCGAAGCAGGTGATCGTGCAGCGGATCTGCGAGGCCGAGCGGGACATGGTCTACAAGGAGTTCCGGGACCGGGAGGGCGATATCGTTACCGGCACGGTGCAGCGCGTGGAGCGGCGGAACGTCTACATGGACCTCGGGCGGATCGAGGCGGTGTTGCCGCCGACCGAGCAGGTCCCGCGGGAAGGGTACCGGCAGAACGATCGCGTCAAGGCGTACGTCGTCGAGGTCAAGCAGGGCACGCGCGGGCCTCAGATCGTCGTGTCACGCACCCATCCCGGGTTGCTGAAGCGGCTGTTCGAGATCGAGGTGCCGGAGATCTACGAAGGCATCGTGGAGATCAAGGCGATCGCCCGCGAAGCCGGCGCGCGGAGCAAAGTCGCGGTCGTCTCCCGCGATCGCAACGTCGATGCGGTCGGATCGTGCGTTGGGCCGAAGGGCTCGCGGGTCCAGTCGATCGTGGACGAACTGCGCGGGGAGAAGATCGACATCGTGCCGTGGGCCAGTGATCCCGCGATCTTCGTCGCGAGCGCCCTGAGCCCGGCGAAGGTGATCCGCGTCGAGATCACCGAGGAGACGAAGACGGCGTTGGTGATCGTGCCGGATAACCAACTGTCGCTGGCCATTGGCAAAGAGGGGCAGAACGCCCGGCTCGCCGCCAAACTGACCGGGTGGCGCATCGATATCAAGAGCGAGTCGCAGATCAAGGAGCAGGAGGCAAAGAAGATCTTCGCCGACCTCCCTCCGGAAGAGGAAGTCCCAGCGGCCGCCGAAGGCCAAGCGGTCCCCGGCCCCGAGTCGGTCCCGGTGGCTGCGGCACCCGCCGGGGAGGAGGCTCCCGGGGGAGCGCCTCGCGTAGAGGAGAAGTCGGTCGCCGAGTGA
- the rimP gene encoding ribosome maturation factor RimP — QRLGRMFVGAKSVRRQEIAEHVAGLAGPIAARRGLEVVDVELMGTGRHQIVRVLVDRDGGAGVEDCARVSEDLSRELDLYDLLVDSYTLEVASPGLDRPLRRPRDFIRFSGRNVAVTAVAPIEGQRRFRGRLLGLVDGRVAIMLEDGREVRLAQDEIAQAHLIVEMAELREDFKRSRATAKGRGALHAEDSRAGWR; from the coding sequence CAAAGGCTGGGGCGCATGTTTGTGGGGGCAAAATCGGTGAGGCGCCAGGAGATTGCTGAGCACGTGGCGGGACTGGCGGGGCCGATCGCGGCGAGACGCGGTCTCGAGGTGGTCGATGTGGAGCTCATGGGGACGGGACGCCACCAGATCGTTCGGGTGCTGGTTGACCGGGACGGGGGCGCCGGGGTGGAGGATTGCGCCCGGGTGAGCGAGGACCTCAGCCGGGAGCTCGACCTGTACGATCTGCTCGTGGACTCGTACACGTTGGAGGTCGCCTCCCCGGGGCTGGACCGCCCGCTCCGCCGGCCGCGTGATTTCATCCGTTTCTCGGGGCGGAACGTCGCGGTGACGGCGGTCGCCCCCATCGAGGGGCAGCGGCGGTTTCGAGGACGCCTGCTCGGGCTCGTCGACGGCCGGGTGGCGATCATGCTGGAGGATGGGCGTGAGGTGCGCCTGGCACAGGACGAGATCGCTCAGGCCCACCTCATCGTCGAGATGGCAGAGTTGCGCGAGGACTTCAAGCGCTCCAGGGCGACCGCGAAAGGGCGCGGGGCCCTCCATGCGGAGGACAGCCGGGCAGGCTGGAGGTGA